Proteins co-encoded in one Flavivirga eckloniae genomic window:
- a CDS encoding PorP/SprF family type IX secretion system membrane protein: MKNLSIYHKIAALLSLTLLSLQSFAQQDPQFTQYMNNMSVINPAYATAQEAILNLGGLYRTQWVGVEGAPKTGTFFAHTPINEKIEIGLSFTNDNIGDVVNENNIYADFAYVLRVGFQAKLSLGIKAGVTLFDVNFDDFNLQSGNTSTDVAFNENINKTFPNVGIGAFYFTSNFYVGLSAPNLLTTKHIETENGVKSTGVQDIHYFLTGGYVFDINRELKFKPAFMAKSVRGAPLSVDLTANVLFNNRLELGLGYRLDDAISGLASFRVSPDLKIGYAYDFTTSNLGDYNSGSHEIFVLFDIDLFGLKGGYDRSPRFF, encoded by the coding sequence ATGAAAAATTTAAGTATATATCATAAAATAGCTGCTTTGTTAAGTTTGACGCTCTTGTCATTACAAAGTTTTGCACAACAAGACCCCCAATTTACACAGTACATGAATAACATGAGTGTAATTAATCCGGCATATGCAACAGCCCAAGAAGCGATTCTAAATTTAGGAGGCCTCTATCGAACACAATGGGTTGGCGTAGAAGGAGCACCTAAAACAGGAACGTTTTTCGCCCACACTCCTATTAATGAAAAGATAGAAATAGGTCTGTCGTTTACTAACGATAACATTGGCGATGTTGTAAATGAAAATAATATCTATGCAGATTTTGCCTATGTACTACGCGTAGGATTTCAGGCGAAACTATCACTTGGTATTAAAGCAGGTGTTACGCTGTTTGATGTTAATTTTGATGATTTCAACTTACAATCAGGAAACACATCAACAGATGTAGCATTTAACGAAAACATCAATAAAACATTCCCTAACGTAGGTATTGGAGCATTTTATTTTACCAGTAACTTTTACGTAGGACTATCTGCCCCAAATCTATTAACGACAAAACATATAGAAACAGAAAACGGCGTAAAATCTACGGGTGTACAAGACATTCATTATTTTTTAACAGGAGGGTATGTTTTCGATATTAATAGAGAGCTAAAGTTTAAGCCAGCGTTTATGGCGAAATCGGTTAGAGGCGCACCTTTATCGGTAGACCTAACAGCAAACGTGTTATTTAATAACAGATTAGAACTGGGGTTGGGCTATAGGCTAGATGATGCCATAAGTGGGTTAGCAAGTTTTAGAGTATCACCAGATTTAAAAATTGGATATGCATACGATTTTACAACCTCGAATCTGGGCGATTACAATTCAGGATCTCACGAAATATTTGTTTTGTTTGATATTGATTTATTCGGACTTAAAGGCGGGTACGATCGTTCACCAAGATTCTTCTAA
- the ruvB gene encoding Holliday junction branch migration DNA helicase RuvB, whose protein sequence is MNENLDPSNENFSPEELDVEKKLRPLAFNDFTGQDQVLENLQIFVQAANLRTEALDHTLFHGPPGLGKTTLAHILANELNVGIKVTSGPVLDKPGDLAGLLTNLEERDVLFIDEIHRLSPIVEEYLYSAMEDYKIDIMIESGPNARTVQINLNPFTLVGATTRSGLLTSPMRARFGIQSRLQYYKTDLLTTIIQRSASILGVPISMEAAIEIAGRSRGTPRIANALLRRVRDFAQIKGNGSIDIGIAKFALEALNVDAHGLDEMDNKILSTIIDKFKGGPVGITTIATAVSESPETIEEVYEPFLIQQGFIMRTPRGREVTEQAYKHLGRVKGNIQGGLF, encoded by the coding sequence ATGAACGAAAACCTAGATCCATCTAACGAAAATTTTTCTCCTGAAGAATTAGACGTAGAAAAAAAATTAAGACCACTGGCTTTTAATGATTTTACAGGTCAGGATCAAGTATTGGAAAATCTTCAAATATTTGTTCAAGCTGCGAATTTAAGAACAGAAGCTTTAGATCATACCCTGTTTCATGGTCCTCCAGGGTTAGGAAAAACAACCTTAGCCCATATATTGGCTAACGAGTTAAATGTCGGCATAAAAGTAACATCGGGTCCTGTTCTGGACAAACCGGGAGACTTGGCAGGTTTATTAACCAATTTAGAAGAGCGCGATGTATTGTTTATAGATGAAATCCATCGATTAAGTCCTATAGTAGAAGAATATTTGTATTCAGCTATGGAGGACTATAAGATTGATATCATGATTGAGTCCGGACCAAATGCACGTACCGTACAAATCAATTTAAATCCCTTTACTTTAGTTGGAGCTACAACCCGATCAGGGTTATTAACTTCCCCCATGCGAGCGCGTTTTGGTATTCAAAGCAGGTTACAATATTATAAAACAGATTTATTAACAACCATCATACAACGAAGTGCTAGTATTTTAGGTGTGCCGATATCTATGGAAGCAGCCATAGAAATTGCAGGTAGGAGCCGGGGTACGCCAAGAATAGCAAACGCTTTATTACGTCGTGTTCGGGATTTTGCTCAAATAAAAGGCAACGGAAGTATAGATATTGGAATAGCAAAGTTTGCATTAGAAGCGCTAAATGTTGATGCTCATGGTTTGGACGAAATGGACAATAAAATCCTATCGACCATAATAGATAAATTTAAAGGAGGTCCCGTTGGTATTACAACCATAGCTACGGCAGTTAGTGAAAGCCCGGAAACTATAGAAGAAGTTTACGAGCCTTTTTTAATACAACAAGGCTTTATTATGCGAACCCCTCGAGGGCGAGAAGTTACAGAGCAAGCCTATAAACATTTAGGAAGAGTAAAAGGAAACATTCAAGGCGGATTGTTTTAA
- a CDS encoding T9SS type A sorting domain-containing protein: MTYIKAITGAAFLLLSAGGILQAQESPTVTNGKAKGAGGTVSYSVGQVVCTTNTGLNGSLSQGVHQPYGMTLATDNGLIHLELMVYPNPTTNRLTLNVDNIEFSMLNFQLYDIHGNQLKSGWLENKTTTIIMEKLPTATYFLKVSDNKKTSKTFRIIKK, translated from the coding sequence ATGACATATATAAAAGCAATAACAGGTGCTGCATTTTTACTCTTAAGTGCAGGAGGGATATTACAAGCACAAGAAAGTCCAACAGTCACAAATGGCAAAGCAAAAGGAGCAGGAGGTACAGTGAGTTACTCCGTAGGTCAGGTTGTCTGTACCACCAATACTGGGTTAAACGGTAGTTTATCACAAGGAGTACACCAGCCTTATGGAATGACTCTTGCGACTGATAATGGATTGATACATTTAGAATTGATGGTATACCCCAATCCTACTACCAATCGTTTAACATTAAATGTAGATAACATTGAATTTTCAATGTTGAACTTTCAACTCTATGATATACATGGAAATCAACTAAAAAGTGGATGGTTGGAAAACAAAACGACTACTATAATAATGGAAAAATTACCAACAGCCACCTACTTTCTAAAAGTGAGTGATAATAAGAAAACCTCAAAAACATTTAGAATAATTAAAAAATAA
- a CDS encoding OmpA family protein, whose translation MKKNIYILASLLLVSGMALAQKGNLKRANKLFEMRSYIEAAEIYEKKERNQEVLQNLADSYYYNANLQKAIKTYRELFVSYGDSIDIEFHFRYAQALKGVKDYKEADFHLSRYYNKKVNTPAFIDALEKTTPHTFKLKQIENTNSSSDFGLVFYGDDKVAFASARNSKNPSYSWNKLPYLDLYKATMTDSGTLQDITPFSDEINTDSHESNATFSKDGKTMYFNRTNSTRTKTDENKIAHIKIFKAELVDGNWTNVTELPFNSNAYSCEHPALSKDGKTLYFASDMPGTIGSFDIYKVTVNEDGTYGEPVNLGNKVNTKHREQFPYISALNVLYFSSDGHLGYGGLDVFRSDMVNVNFNKPINLGGSINSNLDDFSYTIREKNNKGYVSSNRGGYDRLYGFAREENILTKYLVEGIVQDKNTKELLAGSLVTLFDETGTVIQDSLVGEKADYLFKIEPNKKYKIRGTRKAYIPQDVEFSTDSKGKISHNIYLTLEAYTDAEENVKKNERGDVQIQLDKIYFDFDKSNIREDAATTLNVLVDLMKKYPDMEVEVSAHTDARGPDQYNLDLSKNRAAATLEYLVSKGIERNRLKSIGYGEMQPLNKCIKEGICKDEEYDVNRRCEFTIIN comes from the coding sequence ATGAAAAAAAACATATACATACTTGCAAGCCTTTTATTAGTTAGTGGAATGGCATTAGCACAAAAAGGAAATTTAAAAAGAGCCAATAAGCTTTTTGAAATGAGGTCTTATATAGAGGCTGCCGAGATTTATGAAAAGAAAGAACGCAATCAGGAAGTGCTTCAAAATTTAGCAGATAGCTATTACTACAATGCCAATTTGCAAAAAGCAATAAAAACATACCGTGAGTTATTTGTAAGCTATGGAGATTCCATAGACATTGAGTTCCATTTTAGATATGCGCAAGCCTTAAAAGGAGTTAAAGATTATAAAGAAGCCGATTTTCACTTAAGTAGATATTACAATAAAAAAGTAAACACACCAGCTTTTATTGATGCTTTAGAGAAAACAACGCCACATACTTTTAAACTAAAACAGATAGAAAACACAAATTCCAGTAGCGATTTTGGTTTAGTGTTTTATGGTGATGACAAAGTTGCTTTTGCGTCGGCAAGAAATAGCAAAAACCCATCTTACTCATGGAATAAGTTGCCATACTTAGATCTGTACAAGGCTACGATGACCGATAGTGGAACTTTACAAGATATTACACCCTTTTCAGATGAAATAAATACCGATTCTCACGAAAGTAATGCCACATTTAGTAAAGATGGTAAAACTATGTACTTCAACAGAACCAATAGTACACGTACTAAAACCGATGAAAATAAAATAGCCCACATTAAAATATTTAAAGCGGAGTTGGTAGATGGTAATTGGACGAATGTAACAGAATTACCATTTAACTCGAATGCATATAGTTGCGAACATCCGGCACTTAGTAAGGATGGTAAAACACTGTATTTTGCTAGCGATATGCCTGGAACCATTGGTAGTTTCGATATTTACAAAGTAACAGTAAACGAGGATGGTACTTACGGAGAACCAGTAAACCTGGGCAATAAAGTAAATACAAAACATCGTGAACAATTCCCGTATATAAGCGCACTTAATGTATTATATTTTTCATCAGACGGACACTTGGGCTACGGTGGATTAGATGTATTTAGAAGCGATATGGTTAATGTTAATTTTAACAAACCAATAAACTTAGGAGGTTCAATAAATAGTAACCTGGACGATTTTTCATATACCATAAGAGAAAAGAATAATAAAGGTTATGTGTCTTCAAACAGGGGAGGTTACGATAGATTATATGGTTTTGCCAGAGAAGAAAATATTTTAACCAAATACTTAGTAGAAGGTATCGTTCAAGATAAAAATACCAAAGAACTATTAGCAGGGTCTTTAGTAACACTATTTGACGAAACAGGTACTGTAATTCAAGATTCTTTAGTAGGGGAAAAAGCGGATTACTTGTTCAAAATAGAACCTAATAAAAAGTATAAAATTAGAGGAACACGAAAAGCATATATTCCACAAGATGTTGAATTCTCTACAGACAGCAAAGGTAAAATTAGCCATAATATCTACTTAACTTTAGAGGCATATACGGATGCAGAAGAAAACGTTAAGAAAAACGAAAGAGGCGATGTTCAAATTCAATTAGATAAGATTTATTTTGATTTCGATAAATCCAATATTCGCGAAGATGCTGCAACAACTTTAAATGTTTTGGTAGATTTAATGAAGAAATATCCAGATATGGAAGTTGAAGTATCTGCACATACAGATGCACGAGGACCAGATCAATACAACCTGGATTTATCTAAAAACAGAGCAGCAGCAACTTTAGAATATTTAGTAAGCAAAGGCATAGAAAGAAACCGATTAAAAAGTATAGGTTATGGAGAAATGCAACCGCTTAACAAATGTATTAAAGAAGGAATTTGTAAAGATGAAGAATACGATGTAAACCGTCGTTGTGAATTCACGATTATAAATTAG
- a CDS encoding cytochrome P450, which yields MPKYKYPNKVHFFKFLIQASSIAKNPMLFRNKWFNEIGDTFAIKSPFYGHIILTRDAVITKHMLQKKHKVYHKSKIQTLYLSKYVGYGLLTSSGDYWLKQRRLIQPAFHKEKIQNLVEIINKAVNEQVESINAEGFVELYPIMNELAFEVVAKSLFNFSAEKETLKRLQFIIEKLQLFIVKELRMPYKKLWYTLTGEIKYHMKLVKESRSIINTIIDQRRKSNEEHDDLLDMLLSATYEDGTTMTNEQLIDEILILFVAGHETTANALTFTLKLLAQNKDALTKVETEIKETNTKGLTPLQELSQLNYTKCCIEESLRLYPPAWITDRVNIEDDTIDDYILKKGTIIGASIYELHRNKNYWDDPESFKPSRFFEENRKEVLPYYMPFGAGPRLCIGNNFAMYEMILAVSAILKKFNITTDNDTIKVNPLITLKPVDVRLKFTLKNDC from the coding sequence ATGCCAAAATACAAGTACCCAAATAAGGTTCACTTTTTTAAATTTTTAATACAAGCATCATCAATAGCAAAAAATCCTATGCTATTTCGCAACAAGTGGTTTAATGAGATAGGAGATACCTTTGCAATAAAATCACCTTTTTACGGACATATAATATTAACCCGAGATGCTGTTATTACAAAACATATGCTTCAAAAAAAGCATAAAGTGTATCATAAATCAAAAATTCAAACCCTTTATTTGTCAAAATATGTAGGTTACGGGTTATTAACCTCAAGTGGTGATTATTGGTTAAAACAACGTCGCTTAATCCAACCAGCATTCCATAAAGAGAAAATACAAAACCTTGTAGAAATTATTAATAAAGCCGTTAATGAACAGGTTGAAAGTATAAACGCAGAAGGATTCGTAGAGCTGTATCCAATTATGAATGAACTGGCATTCGAAGTGGTAGCTAAGTCATTATTTAATTTTTCAGCAGAAAAAGAAACCCTAAAACGATTACAGTTTATTATAGAAAAGCTGCAATTGTTTATCGTTAAAGAGCTAAGAATGCCATATAAAAAATTATGGTACACATTAACAGGCGAGATTAAGTACCATATGAAACTGGTAAAAGAAAGCCGAAGCATCATTAATACAATTATTGATCAAAGGCGAAAGTCAAATGAAGAACATGACGATCTTTTGGATATGCTACTATCTGCAACCTACGAAGATGGAACAACCATGACAAATGAACAATTAATTGACGAAATATTGATCTTGTTTGTTGCAGGTCATGAAACTACAGCCAATGCATTAACTTTTACATTAAAGTTATTGGCTCAAAATAAAGACGCGCTAACCAAGGTTGAGACAGAGATTAAAGAAACCAACACAAAAGGTTTAACACCTTTACAAGAACTTTCCCAACTTAATTATACCAAGTGCTGTATAGAAGAAAGCCTTCGTTTATATCCACCCGCATGGATAACAGATCGTGTAAATATAGAAGACGATACCATAGATGATTACATACTAAAAAAAGGAACCATAATAGGAGCTTCTATATACGAATTACACAGAAATAAAAATTATTGGGATGACCCGGAGTCATTCAAACCATCTCGTTTTTTTGAAGAAAACAGAAAAGAAGTACTGCCTTATTATATGCCTTTTGGAGCAGGGCCGCGATTATGTATAGGAAATAACTTTGCTATGTACGAAATGATTTTAGCCGTTAGTGCCATATTGAAAAAATTCAATATAACTACAGATAATGATACCATAAAAGTAAACCCTTTAATTACTTTAAAACCTGTTGATGTTAGATTGAAGTTTACATTAAAAAATGACTGTTGA
- a CDS encoding BNR-4 repeat-containing protein: MKKTILFLTVLGLSALRVMNAQHDTANGFDFIISDDGVWTWYNDERAAFKNDKLYTSYVKKNGRVGLSVNDIKTGANVGTETLLSNWFEKDDHNNASLLLRQDGKIMAFFTAHIREKVNYFRISNVNEPTQQSDWGAQVSQVTTNDSDNKGATYNNAYQLSAEAGKIYNFMRTNNFNPNFKEYLADGTPVRDGKDLILFQIGNGSVRPYLKCTSNNTDRIDFFFTDGHPVNVENNLYHCYYKTNADGSQGSIYQTDGTLITTMASVIGTDTTPGVPIQVSSVNKVYVFGSDGTQDRPWTHNINYDPVTGHPVVTYSKQRNINQITYHYAKWNGTQWNNYFVSDAGQGFVELGQEDYTGLITTNPYNTNEIFMSSNRNPITGIENNRYEIYSAITPDGGTTWNWTEVTSNSIQDNLRPYVPKGITTPEDRVVLWFYGNYISYLNYTTMVVGEYINKVYDGPAPIIPEPIPPIDTNIAYGVDINGRVGGNGAVGPTLNPFVAMDAVANASATDNGVTFTLFGSVEGSRDRGSSTPNNLVRDFVYAAGNGTSTGMRIENLPAGEYTFNSFHYDNDYAAPVTVVLREQGGAQIGNTIAIDNVETPASFTINAEAGKVYEVVATGTSSNGSRFNGLSIIDPNATIDVSGINLDINSEDNGGSNLTESGFEALVSPRDSAPTNNSITIDGVTITLGGNIAGSRNRGGDNNMIRDFIFGAVNSTETIVSITNLPAGSYSINSYHFDYRYPAPVMVTLREVGGATIGTVNLNENTDAKDDNQTPPIAGNSSDPASFSFTSDGSKTYELAIVGIDGSNGDTPNGRGPRFNGLEISSQALSTDDFSKTANNIEVFPNPFNNDLNIKSTANITKAKLYNVTGGLIKEVSLANQNGSYNFEIEGLPSGVYFLNIFENQNLLVVKKLIKE, from the coding sequence ATGAAAAAGACAATTTTATTTCTAACTGTTTTGGGGCTTTCTGCACTACGTGTAATGAACGCACAACACGACACTGCTAATGGTTTTGATTTTATTATATCTGATGATGGTGTCTGGACATGGTATAACGATGAAAGGGCGGCATTTAAAAACGACAAACTTTATACTTCCTATGTGAAAAAAAATGGAAGAGTAGGATTAAGTGTTAACGACATTAAAACGGGAGCCAATGTTGGTACTGAGACCTTATTAAGCAATTGGTTTGAAAAAGACGATCATAACAATGCCTCGTTGCTTCTCCGTCAAGATGGAAAAATCATGGCTTTTTTTACTGCGCATATTAGGGAGAAAGTAAACTATTTCCGGATATCTAATGTAAACGAACCAACCCAACAAAGTGATTGGGGGGCTCAAGTCTCGCAAGTTACCACTAACGATTCTGACAATAAGGGAGCTACTTATAATAATGCATACCAGTTGAGTGCGGAAGCAGGAAAGATTTATAACTTCATGCGTACCAATAACTTCAACCCTAACTTTAAAGAATATCTGGCAGATGGTACGCCTGTAAGAGATGGAAAAGACCTTATTTTATTTCAAATTGGTAATGGTAGTGTGCGTCCTTACTTAAAATGCACCTCAAATAATACAGATAGAATTGATTTCTTTTTTACAGATGGACATCCGGTAAATGTTGAAAATAACTTATACCATTGTTATTATAAAACAAATGCGGATGGTTCTCAGGGAAGTATTTATCAAACCGACGGAACGCTTATAACTACTATGGCAAGTGTAATTGGTACCGATACAACCCCGGGAGTGCCAATTCAAGTTTCTTCAGTAAACAAAGTTTATGTTTTTGGAAGCGATGGTACTCAAGACAGACCTTGGACACATAATATAAACTATGATCCTGTAACCGGACACCCAGTTGTAACTTACTCTAAGCAAAGAAACATCAATCAAATTACGTATCACTATGCCAAGTGGAACGGTACCCAATGGAATAACTATTTTGTTTCTGATGCAGGACAAGGGTTTGTTGAACTTGGACAAGAAGATTATACTGGGCTTATAACTACAAATCCTTATAATACTAACGAAATATTCATGTCTTCAAATCGAAATCCGATTACTGGGATTGAAAATAATCGTTATGAAATTTACTCAGCCATTACCCCAGATGGTGGAACAACTTGGAACTGGACTGAAGTTACTAGTAATTCAATTCAAGACAATTTACGTCCATATGTACCAAAAGGAATTACTACCCCAGAAGATAGAGTCGTATTATGGTTTTATGGGAATTATATTTCATATTTAAATTATACAACGATGGTTGTTGGAGAATATATCAATAAAGTGTACGATGGCCCAGCGCCAATAATACCAGAACCGATACCCCCGATTGATACAAATATTGCCTACGGCGTTGATATTAATGGACGAGTTGGTGGTAATGGAGCCGTTGGACCAACACTAAACCCATTCGTTGCTATGGATGCAGTGGCCAATGCCTCTGCGACAGATAATGGTGTAACATTTACGCTATTTGGTTCTGTAGAGGGTAGTAGAGATAGAGGATCCAGTACTCCAAATAATTTAGTTAGAGACTTTGTTTATGCAGCTGGTAATGGAACCAGTACAGGAATGCGTATTGAAAATTTGCCAGCTGGCGAATATACCTTTAACAGTTTTCACTATGATAATGATTATGCAGCTCCGGTAACCGTGGTTTTAAGAGAACAAGGGGGGGCGCAAATAGGAAACACCATTGCTATCGACAATGTTGAAACTCCTGCAAGTTTTACTATTAATGCTGAAGCTGGAAAAGTTTATGAGGTTGTTGCTACAGGTACTTCCAGTAATGGTTCTAGATTTAACGGGCTTTCTATTATAGATCCCAATGCAACTATTGATGTATCGGGTATAAATTTAGATATTAATAGTGAAGATAATGGTGGCTCGAATTTAACAGAAAGTGGTTTTGAAGCTTTGGTTTCTCCTAGAGATAGCGCACCAACCAATAATTCCATTACAATTGACGGTGTTACTATAACTTTAGGTGGTAACATAGCTGGTTCAAGAAACCGGGGTGGCGACAATAATATGATAAGAGATTTTATTTTTGGGGCAGTCAATTCTACAGAAACCATTGTAAGCATTACCAATCTTCCAGCAGGAAGTTATTCCATTAACAGCTATCATTTCGATTACAGATACCCGGCACCAGTTATGGTAACGCTTAGAGAAGTTGGAGGAGCTACTATAGGTACTGTAAACTTAAACGAAAATACCGACGCAAAAGATGATAATCAAACGCCTCCAATTGCTGGAAATTCTTCAGATCCTGCGTCATTTAGTTTTACCAGTGATGGGTCCAAAACCTATGAACTAGCAATCGTTGGAATTGATGGTAGTAATGGTGATACTCCAAATGGCAGAGGTCCAAGATTCAATGGTTTGGAGATAAGTTCCCAAGCTCTAAGTACAGATGATTTTTCTAAGACCGCAAATAATATTGAAGTATTTCCTAATCCTTTCAATAACGATTTAAATATTAAATCGACAGCTAATATTACCAAGGCTAAATTATACAATGTCACTGGTGGCTTAATAAAAGAGGTGTCTTTAGCCAACCAAAATGGTTCTTATAATTTTGAAATTGAAGGCTTACCTTCAGGAGTTTATTTTCTAAATATTTTTGAAAATCAAAACCTTTTAGTGGTAAAGAAACTCATCAAAGAATAA